In Mesoplodon densirostris isolate mMesDen1 chromosome 15, mMesDen1 primary haplotype, whole genome shotgun sequence, the DNA window CTAAATGTTTTCTTACATTCACTACATTCATAAGGCTTTTCTCCAGTGTGGATTCTCTGGTGCTGGGTGAGGGCTGAGCTCTGATTGAAGGAttttccacattcattacattcataaggtttctctccagtgtgaattcttTGATGTTCAGTAAGGATAGAGCTTCTACCAAAAGCCTTACCACATTCAATACATTCATAGCCTTTGTCTCCAGTGTGAATTTTCTTATGCTGAATAAGGGCTGAGCTCCGGCTGAAAGCTCTCCCACATTCACCacattcataaggtttctctccagtgtgaattctccGATGCCGGATGAGCTCTGAGCTGCCCCTGAAAGCTTTTCCACATTCACAACATTTGTAGGGTTTTTCACCactatgaattctctgatgtctAACAAGGTCTGAGCTCAGACTGAAGGCTTTGCCACATTCTTTACATGCATAAGGTCTCTCTCCAGTATGAGTTCTCTGATGTCTAATCAGCTTTGAGCTCTGGCAAAAGGCTTTCCCACAGTCGAAGCACTCATAGAGCTTTCCCCCAGCGTGAATTCTCGGTTGTGTTATAACATTTGAGTTCAGACTGAGACTTCCTTCACCTTCATTACATTCCAGGACACTCTCTTCTGTGGAGATTTCCTTGTTGAAGCTTGCCAGGCTAAAATGTCTTTCCTGGGAAGGGAGCTGACTCATTTTGTCCCCTGAAGCACTTCCTTTTGGCTTCTCAAAATTGTCCAGACCTCCCAAAGCTTCTTCAACTACCTGTCCTGAAGGAGTTTCCCCAGGGAGTCGTCTTGAGGATATCATGGCTGCTGATGCCACACATTCAATAATTTCTCGCTTTGCTGTCAACAGTTTGTCAGCCACCAGCTTGCCATCTAAAAATGTGAATAGAAAATGCAAGTGTCATTTGCTCCCCATGTTGGAAGAAAAGAACTTATTGtagcagaaacagaaaataaaccaaaTGAAATAGGTATTTACCTATTAGAAGGAAAACTCTTAAAAACTAGCTTCCCAACCTAGAATTTAGAAAAGTGGCCTTGGGTAGGGAGAGTTGGCACCCTCAGAGAGTAATATAGACTAGAATGAGAGTCAGCATTGGAAAGGAGGGATGGTGAACCGGGCAAGACATTAGTTAAAGGAGGTAGTGATAAACAGGAGTAGCAGTGAGAGACCAGGAAGCTGGGAGACAATCTTGGGTTAGAGGAGAAGATGTGCTTTTAGGTAatgagggaaaggaaaagaggagataAAGAGTAATTAGAATAAAGACAGATGTCTAAGAGTCTTGAATCAGCAGTGCTTCTACAAAAACAGGAGAGCAGGAGATACAATTAGGAAATGCTTTAGGGGTTAGAATTGGACAGAGGTAGGTGGTGCAAAGGTAAATTGCAGATTCTGGCAGGTTCTAAGTTGATCAAATGATTATAAGCGAATAGAATAAGACATGCAGAGCATAAGAAAAGGAATATTGTGAGTTCCTGACTCATTCTGGGGCCAGGTGGGAGTCTTCTATGTTcacttttttatgtataaatggTCAAAGATGTTGGATGGAAACAAGAGGCAGATGTGACGGCCTGGTGCCAAACCTTCAGCTCTCACATGACACGCCCCTCTCATTTCTAGATTTCTAGTAACTCAGAACAGGAGACTACTGAATGATGGCTGAGGTAACTTCAATTATTTTGAGTGGGGAAAATCTGAAGAACTGTTAAGTTACTTTCGTCCGCCCCAGAGCCCTCTAAACTTATATGCATTTTACAGATCCGGAAacgaaggctcagagaggctatgTCACTGATGTAAGGCCACAGAATTAATAACTggtagagtcaggattcaaacaaagatgcttaacatcaagGCTTGCACTTTCCCCCTACGTCGTCTGCTTTCCCTACTGGAAGGAAGCAGGGCTGTAGTtgcactaagaaaaaaaaattaatttaaaaaccatttttatttaGCTTCAGAAAAGTCATATTTTTCTATGAAAACAAATACTTCTTTTTGATATTCTTGGAGTTCATCACACTTCAAACACAACAATAAAGGCTCACAATGATTACCTGACCAAAGCAGAGGGCTATCCAGCTTCCCTTTTCCTCACTCCTTACCAGAAATCACAGATGGACAACACTGCCTCTTAGATTAGGACAGAACACTAAAATTCACACTGTTCTTGGAtcttaaatagaaatttaaattacTCAAGCCTATGCTCGttcaaaaagggaaaatttatgaataaaagcataatatataaaaaaggcAGAAGAATAATAAGCACCAACTTGGTTAAAGTCAGAGACCTGACAACCTAATGAGAAATCTTGTCAAAGTAGTAAATAGGTCAaattataaagaatataaattataaaggGTATAAAGTTGCAATAAAATGGTGTAGGGACAAATTTAGGGCTGTGAAAATTAGAAAAGCAATGCAATTTATAGGATTTAAAATACTTCTTCAAATTCTATAATCACATGAAGACAAATTATGAGACCAGAGAAAAATCTTGACCTTAGATGTATCGATAAGGAAAATATCAAGACTCTTATTCTTTcacctatatatgtatattatatttaaaaaattaggataAACAGTTAACTAGAGTAATTCCTGGAAATGACAAAGATTAAAAGTAGAATATGAGATGAttacttaaatatttagaaatattggtacaaaaataatccaaataatcTAATTGATATCTTCCTAGAATCAATGATAATTTACAATCAAGCCCAAAGTCCAGATGCTGGAGGGCAGAGTACAGATTATAGGAGGCTCTTTGGAAGAGAAATAAGCCATAGGTTCCTCTGTAGAAGAGCTCTTCTATATAACATCCCCTTACCCCATCCCACTACTTCCCTACCTTTTCAGTGACCTGTATGGTCTAAAATCATCTTAACTCGGGACTTGGCCTTTAATTGCACATGGACAAATATGATTCAGCCTAATACTATACAGATGATGCTCCACTACCCACTCAGATCCCCTTCACCAACACAGTGCCTCCTTCCCTCAGCTGCTGTGAGTGTTGGCTCCTAACGACCCACAGCTGCCCTCTTCTCTGGAGCCCTGGCTGATGAAAGCCACCTGGCCTAGGAAATTACTTCCACCCTCactgccccccaaccccgcctCAAGAAGGAACAACTCAGCAGTACAATTATGCTCCAGGGGGTCCTCCCAAAGCCCCACCTCATGGATTAAGCCAAGGCTAGGTTTTACCCGAGACCATATCATTGCTTGATCTTTTCCCTTCCTAACCCTACCTCTCTCACTCCATCACAGAGTTCTCCTGAGGAGCATGACCTCAGTAAACCACCTGCACTCAAATCTCCATCTCAGGTTCTTCTTCTAGCAAAACATACTGCTAGGCTAGTGAAGAAGCTaaggaaaattatatattatattataaaaccAAGAGTGTAAGGTTGTAAAAATGACATGGCAACTTTTACAATCCTATCAAGGTGGATTCCTCCAATGATTTAATCCTTACTGACCTAGGTAAAAGATGTGAAATGATCCACATTAATTCTTCAGAGGTGGAGCTAAGCCCCTCAAGACTAAAAAAAGATCAGCATAATGAGATTTATCAGAAACCCAGTCAAGGCCATTCAAGACCATATACTTAGGAATCAGGCATAAATGGAGGATGAGGACATTTTGCTAAGGCCAAGGAAGGCTGGAAGATGGAATCACTGTGGCCATAAGTTGATTGAGTCAACAACATAATACCACTGTGAAGgggcaaac includes these proteins:
- the ZSCAN30 gene encoding zinc finger and SCAN domain-containing protein 30, encoding MAGKSAALVYHAPKEEEGLIIVKVEEENYVWGQDFGPQGNAYSQEAFRQRFRKFSYSDSAGPREALSRLRELCCQWLRPEVHSKEQILELLVLEQFLSILPEDLQTWLRENQPESGEQAVVMLEELEKELDEPRQQDTAHGQGMIWKEMTSVGALKSLSIQLQPLENQGKNEIQEPHGFCERDGKLVADKLLTAKREIIECVASAAMISSRRLPGETPSGQVVEEALGGLDNFEKPKGSASGDKMSQLPSQERHFSLASFNKEISTEESVLECNEGEGSLSLNSNVITQPRIHAGGKLYECFDCGKAFCQSSKLIRHQRTHTGERPYACKECGKAFSLSSDLVRHQRIHSGEKPYKCCECGKAFRGSSELIRHRRIHTGEKPYECGECGRAFSRSSALIQHKKIHTGDKGYECIECGKAFGRSSILTEHQRIHTGEKPYECNECGKSFNQSSALTQHQRIHTGEKPYECSECKKTFRHRSGLMQHQRTHTRV